GCTTGGATTCGGGTGATCCGCGCTGGCGCAGGTACACCGCGAGGATCGCCATGGAGGCGACCGCGAGGAGTTCGGACTGCCAGTTCTGCAGGGTGCGGTTCCAGAACTCCGCCGAGGTCACATAGGTCAGCCAGCCCACCGGGTCCTGCAGTTCGCGCAGGTGTTCTTCGTTGAAGGCGATGCGCCCGGTGACGGATTGGGCAAGCCACGACAGGATGAAGATCAGGAACATCACGATGCCGAGGGAGTGCGAGTAGAGGCTGCGGCGCATGCCTTGCGCGGAAGCTGATTTCGGCGAGTCCCGGGTGGCCCAGACGCCCACCTTCTGCTCGCGGTCGGTTTCTGTGCCGGCCTTGTCGAGCGGCTTGGACTCCGGGGAACCCCGTTGCAGCAGCCAGACGGTTCCGACGATGTAGAGGAAGAACTGGAGGAACTCCGACTGCCAGTTCTCCGTGACGTCGACCATGAAGTCCGAGGTGAACAGGTAGTCGGGGAACGACAGGGGCTGCAAGCTCTGCGCCGTCAGAACGCTGTTCAGTTCGGCGTGGCCGGCGACCGACTGGCCGGCGAGGGTGAGGAGGAAGCCGGTGCCGAAGGCGAGCGTGAGCCCGTTCTCGTGGACGAACCCCTTGAAGCCGCTCACCGTTGCATCAGTCCTACGGTGAACGCGTAGGCCAGGCCGCCGAACACAAGGGTCAGGCAGAGCAGGAACATCGTACGCATATCAGTCACCCTTCAGGTCGCACCGGTACGGGTGGCCCTGCCGGGGCGTACAGCCGGCAGCCGTGACCTTCCAACCGTCGGCAAAAAGAGCCAGGAACACGCTGTCGTGCGGATAGACGACACGCGCCTGCGAGCCGTACACGACCGCTGTCCGTGCCGGTTCCCTCGCGCCGGTCAGCTTGAGGCCCTGCAGGGCGGCCGGACAGGGCTCCTCCTGCTCCAGTTCCTCCCGGATCCCGGGGGCCAGTGCTTCGCACCCACGGGGGCTGTCCGCGTCCGCGAGGGCCCGCTCGAACGTCGCGGCCGCGGACCTCGCGGCCTGGCTCCTCTGATCAGATGTGGCGCACCCCGTGAGCGCCAGACACAGCAGGGGCAGCACGGAACGGACGACGATCGGGCGCATGGCCCGAGCATGAACGACAGATCCCGGCCACCGGAACAGGTCGGACGCGACACGCACGGCCATGCCCCGAGGGGAGGAAACTGCGGACGCTCACCAGCCGACGGGGCTGCGCCACCGATGGGCTTGAGCGGGGCAACCGAAGCCCCGGCCCTGGCCCGGCCGGCCGATGGTCGTGCGAACTGGCTCGCCGTCGGCCGGCCGCGTTCCGGTTCAGGGGGTGAAGAGGATTTTGACCGCACCGTCCTGCTTCTTCTGGAACATCTCATAGGCCCGGGGAGCTTCGGAGAGTGGCATCCGGTGGGTGGCGAAGTCGTCGACGCCGAGCGGGTCGTCGTCGGTGAGGAGCGGCAGGAGGTCGTCGACCCAGCGCCAGACATTGGCCTGGCCCATGCGGAGTTGGATCTGCTTGTCGAACATGGTCAGCAAGGGCATCGGGTCGGCGCTTCCCCCGTAAACGCCGGACAGGGAGATGGTGCCGCCGCGGCGCACGAGGTCGATGGCGAGGTACAGCGCGGAAAGTCGGTCGACACCGAACCGTTGCATCATCTTGGCGGCCAGGGCGTCCGGCAGCATGGTGGTCAGGTGTTGGGCGCCCTTGGCAAGGGGTGCGCCGTGGGCTTCCATGCCGACCGCGTCGATGACGGCGTCCGGGCCGCGTCCGCCGGTCAGTGCGCGGACCTCGTCGGCGATGCCTTCGCCGTATGTGTTCAGGTCGAGGGTGTGGACACCGCGGGCGTCGGCGCGGCGGAGGCGTTCGGGGACGAGGTCGATGCCGATGACGAGGCCGGCTCCGCGGTGGGCGGCGATGCGTGTGGCCATGTCTCCGATGGGGCCCAGGCCGAGTACGGCCACCGTGCCGCCGGGCGGGATCGCGGCGTACTCGACGGCCTGCCAGGCGGTGGGCAGGACGTCGGAGAGGTAGACGAAGCGGTCGTCGGGTCCGTCGGCCGGTACCGGGATGGGGAGGGTGTTCCCGAAGGGGACCCGGAGGTATTCGGCCTGCCCGCCGGGTACCTGCCCGTACAGCTTGGTGTAGCCGAAGAGGGAGGCGCCGCTGCCGTACTCGTGGACCTGGGTGGTCTCGCACTGGGACTGGAGTCCGTGGTCGCACATGTGGCAGGTGCCGCAGGATACGTTGAACGGGATGACGACCCGGTCGCCCGGCTTCACGCGGGTCACGTCGGGGCCGACTTCCTCCACGATGCCCATGGGCTCGTGGCCGAGGATGTCACCGGCGTCGAGGAACGGGCCCAGGACCTCGTACAGGTGCAGGTCGGAACCGCACAGGCCGGTGGTGGTGATCTTCACGATCACGTCGGTGGGGTCTTTGATGACGGGGTCGGGCACGGTGTCCACGCGTACATCGCGCTTACCGTGCCAGGTCAAGGCCTTCATGCTGACTCCTCACTTCGCGTCCTCCGGGCACACCTTGTTTCCGGACCTGGACCGACGGCTGGCTGTTCTCTGGTGGTCCAGTGCCTGTGCGGCTACCCCGCCAGGGCGGCTTCCGCGCAGCCGACCAGTCCTGTGGGTTAAGCCCGCACCATGTTCGGCTGCGGCTCGGGTGCGACTGGGGAACCGCGCCGAGTCACCGTCGATATCGGCTCGAACGCCGCCTTTTTCACTCACAGGGGAGCGGCGCGGGCTGTGCCCCAGGCTGGGGATCAGCTCTGCCGCCCTGGGGCGCGCCGGCACTGCACGGCGTCTCGGGCGGGTTGGGGTGTCCTTTCCCATACGGGTCGCTGCAGGCGCCAGCGTCCCGTTCGTACTGTCCACCACGGCGGCACTCATATCGATGAGCGGACCGAAACCGAAATCTGCCCGGGGAAGGAGACCCCGTGATCCGGCATTCTCACCTGCCGTAGTCCCATCTCCGCTGAGTCCCGGCGGGGACTCGCCGGCGAATCCGAGCGGAGGGTGTTGGCCTGGCGGCTGCGAGATCGGGCAGGTGAGGCGGGTAGGGCTCTCGCACGGGAGGTGGTGGTCGGATTGTTGGGTTTGACGGGGATCGACGTGGTGTACGCGTGCGCGGGGCTGGGGGCTCTGTGTGCGGCGGTGCTGCCCACCGCGCTGGCGAAGCGACCGCTGTCACTGCTCATGGTGTTTCTGGCGGCGGGATTCCTGGTGTTTCTGCTGCCCTCGAAGCGCTCCCCGATCTCGACCCCGTTCGGCATCGCAGCATGGTGGAGCACCTCACGGAGGTCTGTGTCGTGGTCGCGTTGATGGGCGCGGGTCTGGCCATCAACAGGCCACCGGGGCTGCGGGCCTGGGCGACGACATGGCGACTGTTGGGCCTGGCCATGCCGCTGACGATCCTGCTGACGGCGGCTGCGGCGGGGTGGCCGCTGGGATGGCCGCCGGCCGTTACGCTGCTGGTGGCGGCCGCTCTCGCTCCCACCGACCCGTTCCTCGCGGCCGAAGTGCGGGTGGGCGAGCCGACCGACGAGGAAGACGACGAGGACGAGGTCCGCTTCGCGTTGACGTGCGAGGCCGCCGGGTTGAGAAGGGAGTACCGCCGGCCCCATCCGCAATGCCAGCCGGCAGCCGAGGTGTCAGCAGCCTGGCGATGTCCGGTCCGTGGACCGGTGCGCGGCTCTCGGCAAGGTGGTGCTCCCGCGACGTCCTGGACGTTGTCCTGGTCGACCCGGATCTGGTGGCGGAGATCAGCGCCGACAGCGCTGTCGACCACGGTGGTGTCCAGCGGCGTCCGGTGCGGTTACGCAGTCTGCGCCTGGACGTGACCGCTGAGGACGCACCACGTTTCGGGTCAGCCCAGAAAGAAACGGGATGAAGAAGCCGCTCCCGTTACTAGGTTCGGATCCACGCTGCACGAATCAGCGAGGAAGAATGACGGGCAATACCCGTCATTGGCACGCGCTCAGCAACCCAGGCGTGTCCCACCCCTCGGCAGCGGCGACCCGTGCAGGCCTGGCCGAAAGCGGTGCCCGAACGCCTCGGATAGCGGGCGCCCGTTGGGACCCGAGCCGACCCGCATCAAGGCGACCGGAGTCTAGTGACCTGAGTCGGAGGTTTGTCGTTAGTTCGGTATGAGTCGTCCTGGTCCGAAGATTCCGCCGTTGTCGGTGACCGTTGCCCAGCGTGCTGTGCTGGAGGGTTGGTTACGTCGTCGCACGACGGCCCAGGCGTTGGCTCAGCGGTCGCGGATCGTGCTGGAGTGCGCGGACGGGCACTCGGTGATGGAAGTGTCGCGCCGGCTGCGGATCGCTCCCGATACGGTCCGCACCTGGCGGCGGCGTTTCATCGAGCACGGTCTGGACGGGCTGGGCGACGAGCCGCGGCCCGGCGTCCCGCGGAAGATCACCGATGCCGATGTCGAGCGGGTGATCGTCAAAACGCTGGAAGAGACGCCGAAGAACGCGACGCACTGGTCGACCCGCTCCATGGCGGCGGCGACCGGGATGTCGCAGTCGACGGTCTCCAGGATCTGGCGGGCGTTCGCGCTGGCCCCGCATCGTTCGCAGACGTTCAAGTTGTCGACAGACCCGCTGTTCATCGACAAGGTCCGCGATGTGGTGGGCCTCTACCTCGACCCGCCGGAGAAGGCCCTGGTTCTCTGCGTGGACGAGAAGTCGCAGATCCAGGCCCTGGACCGGTCCCAGCCGGTCCTGCCGATGATGCCCGGCGTTCCAGAGCGCCGCAGCCACGACTACATCCGCGCCGGCACCACCACCCTCTTCGCCGCCCTCGAAGTCGCGACCGGCAGGGTCATCGGATCACTGCACCGCCGCCACCGGGCCGCCGAGTTCAAGAAGTTCCTGACCAAGGTCGACAAAGAGGTCCCCGACGGCCTCGAGGTCCACCTGATCCTGGACAACTACGCGACACACAAGACGCCCGACATCAAGAAGTGGCTGCTGGCCCACCCGCGGTTCCACCTGCACTTCACGCCCACGAGTGCGTCGTGGCTGAACCTGGTGGAGCGGTGGTTCGCCGAGCTCACGCAGAAGAAGCTCAAGCGCGGAGTCCACCGTTCCGTCCAGGCCCTCGAACGCGACATCCGGGCCTGGCTGACCGCCTGGAACGACCAGCCCAGGCCCTTCGTCTGGACGAAGACAGCCGACGAGATCCTCGACAAGGTCGCCGCCTACTGCCACCGAATCTCTGACTCAGGTCACTAGCTGGGTGCCGCTGAATCACTCGCATCGAGGAGTTCGACCAGCGCAAGCCTTCGGCACTCCGAAGTCCAGGCCGCTCCAGGAGCTGGGTTCAACCGGGGGGAGTTGGATGAATGCGGTGACGGTCTTGCCGGTGTCATGAGGGCGGATCTCCGTACGGTTGGCGATCTTGTTGACCAGCAGCCATCCGAACCCGCCCGGCACCTCGACGGGCGTACCCGGCATGTGTGGGGGCAGTGAGGACGCGTCCGATACCGCGACAGCCACGGAGTCAAGGAGAGGTCGGACGTGGAAGTCGGTCACGCCGCCAGCGTGGCGGACGGCGTTGGAGACCAGTTCTGAGACGACCAGCAGCACGTCGTCCATCAGACGCTCGCCCACGTCGGCCGCCGCCAAGACCTCGTGGGCGATCGCTCGCGCGTCCTCGCATGTCAGATCTACCGGGCGACCTGATGTGTTCCCCATCGCCCCTCCTTCCGAACCGCGCCTTCCCCTTCTCCCCCACGCAACCCACCAGGACACCGGTTTTCCGGGCCCTGGCCTGCCATCCTGCGGCGGGCTCTCGCCCTAGCCGCCGCTCGCGTGCCGAACTTGGAGAACCTCCAGGTCAGCCCTGTCCTGCTTGGTGCGGCTGCGCGCGAGGGGCACGGCAGCAGTGGAGGGCCGGGTTTGTGCTGGCCGGCCGCGCGCTCGGCGGCGCCGTCATCGAGGGCGAACAGTAGATTCGCCCCGGTCATCTCCAGCAGCCGGGCCAGTTGTAGCGGGAGGGGCCCCAGCAACAACAGATCGTACGCCCCATGAACTCGGAGCAGTGGGTTCAGGAACGAGGATCGGCGAACGTGACCCCACGAAGGTCCAGGGCCAGCCGTTCCACTCTGGGCGCGGCGATTGCCTCGTCGCACGCGGCAGCGAGAACGCCTTCCGTGTCCGCGTCGAACTCTCCGAAAGACTGAACCACTCGCAGACCATCGTGATCGGACTGGACCGTCACCCTCGGTTCCACAATCACACTCCTCATGTATACGGCAAAGCCTCAGGCTGCCCAAAGGTCAGCCGGGACGCCACATCCCCCATTCGAGCACCCTGCCGTGCCGTCGCCGCCCCACCCCACTCCAAGGAGGGCGGGGTAGTCCGGACGCCGGGCAGCGCTGCCTGTCGTCTTGTCTTCGGCGCCGGCATCGCCTTCGAGATCGGTTGGCGGCAGCGACGCGTGCCCGCTGCCGGGCACCGACGTTTGTCAACGGCCGTTGGGGAACAAGACCCAAAGAGGTGATCGATGTGACCAAGCAGGGTGAAACAGGTAGAAGAGTCCAGGTGGTCGTCAGGGAGCAGGCCGGCTTCCTGCGGCGTGCGGTGGGCGGGTCGGGGCATGAGCGGGACGCTCTGCTGTTGGGCGCGAAGACTGTGGTTGCCGCCATGGTCGCCTGGGTCTTGGCCCGCTATCTGTTGCCACCGACGGTGTCGACATTCGCCCCGTTCACCGCGTTGGTCGCTTTGCAGGCCACGGTGTACCGGTCGGTGCGAGATTCCGCCCAGTACCTCGTCGCGATGGCGGCGGGAGCGGCGCTGGCCGCGACGTTGGCAGCGGTGTTGGGCGTTCACGGTTGGACGTTCGGCCTTCTGACTCTGATCGCGCTCTGTATCGGGAGGATCCGGCGGTTCGGACACCAGGGCACGCAGGTCGCCATCGTCGCCTTCTTCGCGTTCTCCTCCGGACAGGGAAAGATCGACTACGTCGGGCACCTGGCCGCTTCCGTGATGCTCGGCGCACTGTGTGGCCTCGCGGCCCACCTGGTACTCGCGCCGGCCCGCCATATTCACCACCGACAGCAGGCCGTCTCGGACCTCTACACCGCCGTGAGCCGGCGCCTCGACGACCTGGCCGACGTTTTCGAGGGCGCGGATCGCCACGTTGAGTGTGTCCGGCAATGGCGCCGTGACTGGCGGCGCCTGTCCGTGGACTGTGAGCGCATCCGGCAGGGCATCGACACCGAGGTCGAGAACAGTCGTCTTCACCCCCGCGGCGGCCTAGGCAGCACCGACGCGGCTTTGCCCCGCGCCCGTGCTGCCGTCACCGTCGCGGAACGGGCCATGGATCATCTTCGTTCCATGACGCGCGCCCTCGACTACGCCCTGGACAGCGGCGAGATCACAAACCTGACCGCCTCGTTCAAGGCCGGCTTCTGCGCCCTGCTCCGCAAGGCGGCCGCCGCGATGGAAGAGATCGGCAAGACATCCCCCACCGATTCGAGCCGACTCGCCGCCCTGCTCGACGATGCGGAAGCCGAACTGGAGCGCATACAGCAACAGGAATGGGCGCCGGCCGAAGCCCCGCCGGAGGTACATAGCCTGCGCGGCACGCTCCTCACTGACACCGGCCGCCTCCTGGCCGAGCTCCGCTCAGGCCACCACTCTCTCGCGCTCCATGTCGTGAACGCCTCATCCGCCACGAGCGACGTGCGCCCCGAAGGCGGCTGGTCGGCGTAGCGAAGAACGAGGTCGGCAGAGCGCTGCAGTCGTCATGCTGAATCGCTGCGGTCGCCCTTGCCACCTCCGAGGACCCCCGTGACGCCCCCCCCCGGTGCGCCTGCTCGTCGTCGACCCCTCGATGCGCAGTGCGGGAGTGGCCTCATGTGTGCCGCGGCCACGATATGCGTGGCCGCGGTCCACGATCGGTGCTGGAGGTCAGACGCCGGTGGGGAAGCGTTCCCAGACCCGGTGGGAGCCCATCAGCCGGACGACCTGTTCCAGTACGGCGCTGCCCGAGTCACCTTGGACCACGCCGGCTGCATCGGAGGGGATGTTGGCCGCAGACAGGACGGCTTCGCCTCCCGCCCACGCGCCGATGGCCTTTCCGTGGCGGAAGGCTTCGTTGAGCAGGAGTGGGAGCCTGGGGTCGGTGGGTGTGGGCTCGGTGTCCACGACCTTGGCGTCCCGAGCGCCGTAGGCGTCGGCGCCGCGGCCCGGGGTGCCGGCGATGAGGAGGGCGTCGAATTCGATGGAGCGGGCGGTGGCGAAGGTGCGCTGGATCGTGAGAGGGTCGCCGCCATCGCTGTCGATCATTCCGCCGGCGGGCGCGATGAGGAGAGGGACCATTCCCGCGTCCAGGACCGCCTGCCGCACGGTGCGGACTCCGTCCAGGTCGCCGGCGGCATCGGTGACAATGCCGACAATCCGTCCGTCGGTGGGCCAGGTGCGGCCCAACTGGGAGAGTGCGGGGCTCGGCTCCGGGTCGGTGAGTGAACTGTCCGCCGCAGGCGCGGGAAGGCCCAAGCCGGCGGCGACCTGTTCGCACAGTTGGGGGTCGATGTTGGCCAGGACGCCGAGTGCTCGTTCCTTGATCGCCTGCTCGTAGCACTTGCCCAGTTCGAACGTGTAGGCGGCGATGATGTGCTCGCGTTCCGGCGGGCTCATGCTGAGCCAGAACAGGCGGGGCTGGCTGTAGTGGTCGTCGAAGGAAGCCGGGGCTTCACGGACCTTGCGACTCTCTGCGACCTGGGCGGGTACCTCGATGAACGCTCCGGTGTCGGCGCCTGCGAGGAAAGGGCATCCGCCGTCGAGGCTGTTGGGCCGGTAAGGGGCGACGCCGCGGTGCACGGCGGTCTGGTGCATGCCGTCGCGAAGCATGTCATTGACCGGGGCGTGGGTCCGGTTGATCGGCAGCTGCCCGAAGTTGGGTCCGCCAAGGCGGGTGAGCTGCGTGTCGAGGTATGAGAAGAGCCGGCCCTGGAGGAGGGGGTCGTCGGTGACGTCGATGCCGGGGACGAGGTGGCCGACGTGGAAGGCGACCTGCTCGGTCTCGGCGAAGTAATTCGACGGATTCGCGTTCAGCGTCAGCAGGCCGATCGGCTGGACCGGCGCCAACTCTTCGGGGACGATCTTCGTCGGGTCCAGGAGGTCGATGCCCGCGAACGTCTGCTCAGGGGTATCGGGGAACGTCTGGATACCGAGCTCCCACTGCGGATACGCGCCGGCTTCGATGGCGTCGGCGAGGTCACGACGGTGGAAGTCGGGATCAACGCCCGCGGCGATCTGCGCTTCCTCCCAGACCAGGGAATGCACCCCGAGCTTCGGCTTCCAGTGGAACTTCACCAGCGTGGCGGCGCCCTCGGCATTGGTCAGGCGGAAGGTGTGGACACCGAAGCCCTCCATCGTCCGATAAGAACGCGGGATGCCACGATCGGACATGTTCCACAGGGTGTGGTGGGTGGCCTCGGTGTGCAGGGAGACGAAGTCCCAGAACGTGTCGTGGGCACTCTGCGCCTGGGGAATTTCCCGGTCGGGGTGCGGCTTTCCGGCGTGGATGACGTCGGGGAACTTGATGGCGTCCTGGATGAAGAAGACCGGGATGTTGTTGCCCACCAGGTCGAAGACGCCCTCCTCAGTGTAGAACTTCGTCGCGAACCCTCGAGTGTCGCGCACGGTGTCAGCGGACCCGCGAGAGCCGAGCACGGTGGAGAAACGTACGAACACCGGCGTTTCCGCGTCCTTGGCGAGGAAGGCGGCCTTCGTGATGCCGACAGCCGTGCCATAGGCCTGGAAGACGCCGTGAGCCGCCGCGCCACGGGCGTGGACGACGCGCTCCGGGATCCGCTCGTGATCGAAATGCATGATCTTCTCGCGCAGGTGGTGGTCCTGCAGCAGCACCGGACCACGCGGCCCCGCCTTGAGCGAGTGGTCGGTGTCGTGCAACCGGGCACCCTGCGCGGTGGTCAGATACGCGCCGCTCTGCGCCATCCGAGCCTGCTCCGCGCCCGTGGGTTGGCCGGTGGGACTGACGGTCTCCGGGCCGTGCTGGTCCGCCTTCGGCGGCAACGGCTCCGCCGGCTCGGTCGGCTCGGCAAACGGTGGTGAGACCGGTCCGGGCTTGCCCGGCACACCGTCCTGCGGCCCGCCGTCATCGCCGCGCAGCGTACCCGTGATCTTCTGAGCCGCGGCCTTGAGGGGGTTTTGCTCGTTCA
Above is a window of Streptomyces sp. NBC_01426 DNA encoding:
- a CDS encoding DUF6766 family protein — translated: MSGFKGFVHENGLTLAFGTGFLLTLAGQSVAGHAELNSVLTAQSLQPLSFPDYLFTSDFMVDVTENWQSEFLQFFLYIVGTVWLLQRGSPESKPLDKAGTETDREQKVGVWATRDSPKSASAQGMRRSLYSHSLGIVMFLIFILSWLAQSVTGRIAFNEEHLRELQDPVGWLTYVTSAEFWNRTLQNWQSELLAVASMAILAVYLRQRGSPESKPVGAAHTSTGIEG
- a CDS encoding alcohol dehydrogenase catalytic domain-containing protein — protein: MKALTWHGKRDVRVDTVPDPVIKDPTDVIVKITTTGLCGSDLHLYEVLGPFLDAGDILGHEPMGIVEEVGPDVTRVKPGDRVVIPFNVSCGTCHMCDHGLQSQCETTQVHEYGSGASLFGYTKLYGQVPGGQAEYLRVPFGNTLPIPVPADGPDDRFVYLSDVLPTAWQAVEYAAIPPGGTVAVLGLGPIGDMATRIAAHRGAGLVIGIDLVPERLRRADARGVHTLDLNTYGEGIADEVRALTGGRGPDAVIDAVGMEAHGAPLAKGAQHLTTMLPDALAAKMMQRFGVDRLSALYLAIDLVRRGGTISLSGVYGGSADPMPLLTMFDKQIQLRMGQANVWRWVDDLLPLLTDDDPLGVDDFATHRMPLSEAPRAYEMFQKKQDGAVKILFTP
- a CDS encoding IS630 family transposase, which codes for MSRPGPKIPPLSVTVAQRAVLEGWLRRRTTAQALAQRSRIVLECADGHSVMEVSRRLRIAPDTVRTWRRRFIEHGLDGLGDEPRPGVPRKITDADVERVIVKTLEETPKNATHWSTRSMAAATGMSQSTVSRIWRAFALAPHRSQTFKLSTDPLFIDKVRDVVGLYLDPPEKALVLCVDEKSQIQALDRSQPVLPMMPGVPERRSHDYIRAGTTTLFAALEVATGRVIGSLHRRHRAAEFKKFLTKVDKEVPDGLEVHLILDNYATHKTPDIKKWLLAHPRFHLHFTPTSASWLNLVERWFAELTQKKLKRGVHRSVQALERDIRAWLTAWNDQPRPFVWTKTADEILDKVAAYCHRISDSGH
- a CDS encoding ATP-binding protein — its product is MGNTSGRPVDLTCEDARAIAHEVLAAADVGERLMDDVLLVVSELVSNAVRHAGGVTDFHVRPLLDSVAVAVSDASSLPPHMPGTPVEVPGGFGWLLVNKIANRTEIRPHDTGKTVTAFIQLPPVEPSSWSGLDFGVPKACAGRTPRCE
- a CDS encoding FUSC family protein, which encodes MTKQGETGRRVQVVVREQAGFLRRAVGGSGHERDALLLGAKTVVAAMVAWVLARYLLPPTVSTFAPFTALVALQATVYRSVRDSAQYLVAMAAGAALAATLAAVLGVHGWTFGLLTLIALCIGRIRRFGHQGTQVAIVAFFAFSSGQGKIDYVGHLAASVMLGALCGLAAHLVLAPARHIHHRQQAVSDLYTAVSRRLDDLADVFEGADRHVECVRQWRRDWRRLSVDCERIRQGIDTEVENSRLHPRGGLGSTDAALPRARAAVTVAERAMDHLRSMTRALDYALDSGEITNLTASFKAGFCALLRKAAAAMEEIGKTSPTDSSRLAALLDDAEAELERIQQQEWAPAEAPPEVHSLRGTLLTDTGRLLAELRSGHHSLALHVVNASSATSDVRPEGGWSA
- a CDS encoding catalase gives rise to the protein MNEQNPLKAAAQKITGTLRGDDGGPQDGVPGKPGPVSPPFAEPTEPAEPLPPKADQHGPETVSPTGQPTGAEQARMAQSGAYLTTAQGARLHDTDHSLKAGPRGPVLLQDHHLREKIMHFDHERIPERVVHARGAAAHGVFQAYGTAVGITKAAFLAKDAETPVFVRFSTVLGSRGSADTVRDTRGFATKFYTEEGVFDLVGNNIPVFFIQDAIKFPDVIHAGKPHPDREIPQAQSAHDTFWDFVSLHTEATHHTLWNMSDRGIPRSYRTMEGFGVHTFRLTNAEGAATLVKFHWKPKLGVHSLVWEEAQIAAGVDPDFHRRDLADAIEAGAYPQWELGIQTFPDTPEQTFAGIDLLDPTKIVPEELAPVQPIGLLTLNANPSNYFAETEQVAFHVGHLVPGIDVTDDPLLQGRLFSYLDTQLTRLGGPNFGQLPINRTHAPVNDMLRDGMHQTAVHRGVAPYRPNSLDGGCPFLAGADTGAFIEVPAQVAESRKVREAPASFDDHYSQPRLFWLSMSPPEREHIIAAYTFELGKCYEQAIKERALGVLANIDPQLCEQVAAGLGLPAPAADSSLTDPEPSPALSQLGRTWPTDGRIVGIVTDAAGDLDGVRTVRQAVLDAGMVPLLIAPAGGMIDSDGGDPLTIQRTFATARSIEFDALLIAGTPGRGADAYGARDAKVVDTEPTPTDPRLPLLLNEAFRHGKAIGAWAGGEAVLSAANIPSDAAGVVQGDSGSAVLEQVVRLMGSHRVWERFPTGV